In Palaemon carinicauda isolate YSFRI2023 chromosome 18, ASM3689809v2, whole genome shotgun sequence, a genomic segment contains:
- the LOC137657419 gene encoding uncharacterized protein — translation MPPLVTSLLFLDDAGMGEGFLVDIYRCISLLPRPLVRTRCSLAKSAHVRLVASNVSVINTYGYENFALSFVDIKFICNFFVADVKLLILDGDFLSNYQLVVNAAHQQLVNPKFHFSTPFQPAPSDLALPIIAPRDAYAHFLMSYPEVFCQEIHQTAVVHTKHGVYLYIQTTRPPLSARFRCLAPDHLEAAKQTFAEMDVMGLCQKASSSCLSPLHIILKKDGSLILWRDYRRLYMQTGPDHYSLPNIADMTSYLHKAMVFSTVYLLKDYYQVPGIQ, via the coding sequence ATGCCCCCTCTTGTCACTAGTCTTCTCTTTTTAGATGATGCCGGTATGGGTGAGGGATTTTTGGTTGACATATATCGTTGCatctctcttctgccaaggccactcgtcaggacacgatgtagtctggcTAAATCTGCACATGTCCGGCTGGTAGCTTCAAATGTATCTGTAATCaacacctatggttacgagaacttTGCATTATCGTTTGTAGACATCAAATTTATCTGCAACTTTTTCGTCGCTGACGTCAAATTGCTAATACTTGATGGAGATTTCCTCTCAAATTATCAGCTCGTGGTCAATGCTGCTCACCAACAGCTAGTCAATCCTAAATTTCACTTTTCAACACCTTTCCAACCAgccccctccgacctcgctctccccatcattgcacccagagatgcctacgcccatttcctcatgtcatacccggaagttttctgtcaagAAATTCATCAAACGGCCGTGGTTCACACCAAACATGGGGTCTATCTTTATATTCAGACGACTAGGCCGCCATTATCTGCCAGATTCCGGTGCCTCGCACCGGATCATTTGgaagctgctaaacaaacgtttgcggAAATGGATGtcatgggcctttgccaaaaggcctcaagctcatgtttgtcacccttacacatcatcctaaagaaagatggctctctgattCTGTggagggattacaggcgcctgtacATGCAGACAGGACCGGATCATTattccctcccaaacatcgctgacatgacctcctacttgcacaaagccatGGTGTTCTCCACAGTGTACCTCCTGAAGGACTATTATCAAGTACCAGGAATCCAATAG